In a single window of the Gossypium hirsutum isolate 1008001.06 chromosome A13, Gossypium_hirsutum_v2.1, whole genome shotgun sequence genome:
- the LOC121212441 gene encoding probable prefoldin subunit 4 isoform X1 encodes MILKGTGGSETEVTWEDQQNINKFGRLNNRFHELDDEIKVAKEAIDNLEDASNELILTDEEVVRFQIGEVFAHVPKEEVETRIEEMKEVNSKNLEKLEEEKESVLAQMAELKKILYGKFKDSINLEED; translated from the exons atgattttGAAGGGTACCGGAGGATCTGAGACGGAGGTTACTTGGGAGGATCAACAGAATATTAACAAGTTTGGAAGATTAAACAATCGATTTCATGAGCTTGACGATGAAATCAAGGTTGCCAAG GAAGCAATTGATAACCTGGAGGATGCTAGTAATGAGTTGATTTTAACTGATGAGGAAGTAGTACGGTTCCAAATCGGAGAAGTCTTTGCTCATGTCCCCAAGGAGGAAGTGGAGACCAGGATAGAAGAGATGAAGGAAGTGAATAGCAAGAACTTGGAAAAGCTCGAGGAGGAGAAAGAATCGGTTCTGGCACAAATGGCTGAGTTGAAGAAGATTTTGTATGGGAAGTTCAAGGACTCCATCAATCTTGAAGAGGATTAA
- the LOC121212441 gene encoding probable prefoldin subunit 4 isoform X2 produces the protein MQQGTGGSETEVTWEDQQNINKFGRLNNRFHELDDEIKVAKEAIDNLEDASNELILTDEEVVRFQIGEVFAHVPKEEVETRIEEMKEVNSKNLEKLEEEKESVLAQMAELKKILYGKFKDSINLEED, from the exons ATGCAACAG GGTACCGGAGGATCTGAGACGGAGGTTACTTGGGAGGATCAACAGAATATTAACAAGTTTGGAAGATTAAACAATCGATTTCATGAGCTTGACGATGAAATCAAGGTTGCCAAG GAAGCAATTGATAACCTGGAGGATGCTAGTAATGAGTTGATTTTAACTGATGAGGAAGTAGTACGGTTCCAAATCGGAGAAGTCTTTGCTCATGTCCCCAAGGAGGAAGTGGAGACCAGGATAGAAGAGATGAAGGAAGTGAATAGCAAGAACTTGGAAAAGCTCGAGGAGGAGAAAGAATCGGTTCTGGCACAAATGGCTGAGTTGAAGAAGATTTTGTATGGGAAGTTCAAGGACTCCATCAATCTTGAAGAGGATTAA
- the LOC121212441 gene encoding probable prefoldin subunit 4 isoform X3, translating into MNLDFNNSLNCVIKHIREAIDNLEDASNELILTDEEVVRFQIGEVFAHVPKEEVETRIEEMKEVNSKNLEKLEEEKESVLAQMAELKKILYGKFKDSINLEED; encoded by the exons ATGAATCTGGATTTCAATAATAGCTTAAACTGTGTGATAAAACACATAAGG GAAGCAATTGATAACCTGGAGGATGCTAGTAATGAGTTGATTTTAACTGATGAGGAAGTAGTACGGTTCCAAATCGGAGAAGTCTTTGCTCATGTCCCCAAGGAGGAAGTGGAGACCAGGATAGAAGAGATGAAGGAAGTGAATAGCAAGAACTTGGAAAAGCTCGAGGAGGAGAAAGAATCGGTTCTGGCACAAATGGCTGAGTTGAAGAAGATTTTGTATGGGAAGTTCAAGGACTCCATCAATCTTGAAGAGGATTAA
- the LOC107936908 gene encoding uncharacterized protein: MTRKMVDASFLSSSSASIYEAETEELQHMPLKPLMKNKKYLSKQLSMCETSRGMDWERRNRQVVRQERGKNTEEGPRLTAVPSLMRNRRYLSKQLSMLETSRDIAWERRRRQILRQERGKNGIAESNGNGLTDEDLHELKGCIELGFGFNEEEGQQLCNTLPALDLYFAVNRQLSPSPVSTPHSRRSSSLSSLGGRSSSFGSPKSDQEWKICSPGEDPQQVKTKLRHWAQAVACSVMQSY, from the exons ATGACAAGAAAAATGGTTGACGCCTCATTTTTATCTTCATCATCAGCATCAATATATGAGGCAGAAACTGAAGAACTTCAACATATGCCATTGAAGCCATtgatgaaaaacaaaaaatatttatcgAAGCAATTATCCATGTGCGAGACATCCCGAGGAATGGATTGGGAGCGAAGGAACCGGCAGGTTGTCCGTCAAGAAAGAGGGAAAAACACGGAAGAAGGGCCACGGCTGACGGCGGTGCCATCGTTGATGAGAAACAGGAGATACTTATCCAAGCAATTATCAATGTTGGAGACATCGAGGGACATAGCGTGGGAGAGAAGGCGACGCCAGATTCTTCGTCAGGAAAGAGGGAAGAATGGGATTGCGGAGAGTAATGGGAATGGATTGACGGACGAAGACTTGCATGAACTCAAAGGTTGCATTGAGCTTGGGTTTGGATTCAATGAGGAAGAGGGGCAACAGCTTTGCAATACATTGCCTGCTTTGGACCTTTATTTTGCTGTAAACCGTCAGCTTTCTCCTAGTCCAGTTTCCACGCCTCATAGCCGACGTTCTTCTTCCCTATCATCTCTAGGTGGCAGGTCTTCTTCTTTTGGAAGTCCTAAGAGCGATCAAGAGTGGAAAATTTGCAGCCCAG GGGAAGATCCTCAGCAAGTGAAGACAAAGCTAAGGCATTGGGCACAAGCAGTGGCATGTTCCGTGATGCAGTCATATTGA